In Juglans microcarpa x Juglans regia isolate MS1-56 chromosome 8D, Jm3101_v1.0, whole genome shotgun sequence, the following are encoded in one genomic region:
- the LOC121241794 gene encoding TMV resistance protein N-like, which yields MALQRASSSLSSALTSSIHPWTHDVFLSFRGKDVRQKFISHLYNALDKRGINTYIDDELERGEEIPQALFQAIEGSMISIIVFSKNYAESRWCLNELLKILECMGTTKQIVLPVFYEIDPSDVRHQKESFGEAFAKLKDRFEGKVEVQKWEAALEELANIAGFELKNYRYF from the coding sequence ATGGCCTTACAAAGAGCTTCTTCCTCGCTCTCTTCCGCTTTAACTTCTTCTATACATCCATGGACTCACGATGTATTCTTGAGCTTTAGAGGTAAAGATGTTCgccaaaaatttatttctcatctaTATAATGCTTTGGATAAAAGAGGAATCAACACTTACATTGACGACGAGCTCGAAAGAGGAGAGGAAATTCCGCAAGCACTTTTCCAAGCTATCGAAGGATCAATGATTTCCATCATTGTATTCTCTAAAAATTATGCAGAATCAAGATGGTGTTTGAACGAATTGTTGAAGATCCTTGAGTGTATGGGTACAACAAAACAAATTGTTCTACCAGTATTTTATGAGATAGATCCATCAGATGTAAGACATCAAAAAGAAAGTTTTGGAGAAGCATTCGCTAAACTTAAAGACAGGTTCGAGGGCAAGGTAGAAGTGCAGAAGTGGGAGGCAGCATTAGAAGAACTAGCCAATATCGCGGGGTTCGAATTAAAGAATTACAGGTACTTCTGA